A stretch of Geomonas oryzisoli DNA encodes these proteins:
- a CDS encoding hybrid sensor histidine kinase/response regulator, translated as MTDRTLRILVIEDNATDFKLIQRQVEGFGFAASFSRIADRDQLSRSLCEEWDLVLADYNVPHMVFEETLATIRDRYPELPVILVSGSVGEEQAVELLKRGMSDFVHKDNLPRLAPCITRAVKEAKEHHARLQAEEALMLSERKYRSMFDHAPVGVGIGELDTGRLVEVNRAWLEILGFEHDEVVGRTATELGIYLNGVQRSAIVRHLQEHGRIVNQPLRLRRKSGEGVDLLYSAEILSIGPTSYMQFMLTDVTEEMKTRRALAASEETLRKLYVAVNQSPTAIVITDRHGTVDFVNPRFSELTGYTAEEMVGKNPQLLWANLCKGEVWQGDFCNTRKDGTVYWEHDIISPIRNQAGEITHYMAIKEDVSEKRAMEEQLRQAQKMEAVGQLAGGVAHDFNNIMQVITGNAYLQTVENQQGGVDTQHLDEIVKAVEHGSSLTKNLLVFSRKSAVELTNFDLNDLLGQSRKLATKLVTEEIAIELEPCAEPLYILADVGLMQQIVFNLVTNARDAISGRGSITIRTRRVEADGGALTCGCSATSGSYAQLSVRDSGHGIPEEIRGRIFEPFFTTKEVGKGTGLGLSMIYGTVQRMNGFISVHTPPDGGTEFVICIPLTAPPAETPRLTEQGVPVGSGELVLVVEDEEAVRSALTRTLVSSGYRAVAAGSGEEALVIARKSTGIALALIDVILPGINGIECGQGLNALHPSLPVIFLTGYDNDILAGKGIMANVLHKPIQSSRLIQRIREVLEARKEQGG; from the coding sequence ATGACCGACCGGACGCTGCGCATCCTGGTGATCGAGGACAACGCCACCGACTTCAAGCTGATCCAGCGCCAGGTCGAGGGTTTCGGCTTCGCCGCGTCCTTCTCCCGGATCGCCGACCGCGACCAGTTGAGCCGATCCCTGTGCGAAGAGTGGGACCTCGTGCTCGCGGACTACAACGTCCCGCACATGGTGTTCGAGGAAACCCTGGCGACCATCAGGGACCGCTACCCGGAACTGCCGGTGATCCTCGTTTCGGGCAGCGTGGGCGAAGAGCAGGCGGTCGAACTGCTCAAGCGCGGCATGTCCGACTTCGTGCACAAGGACAACCTCCCCCGCCTGGCCCCCTGCATCACCCGGGCGGTCAAAGAGGCGAAGGAGCATCATGCCCGGCTGCAGGCGGAAGAAGCCCTCATGCTCAGCGAGCGCAAGTACCGCAGCATGTTCGACCACGCGCCGGTCGGGGTGGGGATCGGCGAGCTCGACACCGGGCGGCTGGTGGAGGTGAACCGGGCCTGGCTCGAGATCCTCGGCTTCGAGCATGACGAAGTGGTGGGGAGAACCGCCACCGAACTGGGCATCTACCTGAACGGTGTGCAGCGCTCCGCCATCGTCCGGCACCTGCAGGAGCACGGGCGCATCGTGAACCAGCCCCTCAGGTTGCGCAGGAAGTCGGGCGAGGGGGTGGACCTGCTCTATTCCGCGGAAATCCTCAGCATAGGCCCGACCTCGTACATGCAGTTCATGCTGACCGACGTGACCGAGGAGATGAAGACCAGGCGGGCCCTGGCGGCCTCCGAGGAGACGCTGAGAAAACTCTACGTGGCGGTGAACCAGAGCCCCACCGCCATCGTCATCACCGACCGCCACGGCACCGTAGATTTCGTCAACCCGCGCTTCTCCGAACTGACCGGCTACACCGCCGAAGAGATGGTCGGGAAGAACCCGCAACTGCTCTGGGCGAACCTGTGCAAGGGGGAGGTCTGGCAGGGAGACTTCTGCAACACCAGGAAAGACGGCACCGTGTACTGGGAGCACGACATCATCTCGCCCATCAGGAACCAGGCGGGAGAGATCACCCACTACATGGCGATCAAGGAGGACGTGTCGGAGAAGCGCGCCATGGAGGAGCAACTGCGCCAGGCCCAGAAGATGGAGGCGGTGGGGCAGTTGGCCGGCGGGGTGGCGCACGACTTCAACAACATCATGCAGGTGATCACCGGCAATGCCTACCTGCAGACGGTGGAGAACCAGCAGGGGGGCGTGGACACGCAGCATCTGGACGAGATCGTGAAGGCGGTGGAGCACGGCTCGTCGCTCACCAAGAACCTGCTCGTCTTCAGCCGCAAAAGCGCCGTGGAGCTCACCAACTTCGACCTCAACGACTTGCTCGGGCAAAGCCGCAAGCTGGCCACCAAGCTGGTCACGGAGGAAATCGCCATCGAGCTGGAGCCGTGTGCCGAGCCGCTGTACATCCTGGCGGACGTGGGCCTGATGCAGCAGATCGTCTTCAACCTGGTCACCAATGCCCGCGACGCCATATCGGGGCGCGGCAGCATCACCATCAGGACCCGTCGGGTGGAGGCGGACGGAGGCGCCCTTACCTGCGGCTGCAGCGCCACCAGCGGCAGTTACGCGCAGCTGTCGGTGCGCGACAGCGGGCACGGCATCCCCGAAGAGATCAGGGGGCGCATCTTCGAACCCTTCTTCACCACAAAGGAGGTGGGCAAGGGGACCGGGCTCGGCCTCTCCATGATCTACGGCACCGTGCAGCGCATGAACGGCTTCATTTCGGTGCATACGCCGCCGGATGGGGGAACCGAGTTCGTCATCTGCATCCCGCTGACGGCGCCGCCGGCAGAGACGCCGCGGCTGACCGAGCAAGGGGTGCCGGTGGGGAGCGGTGAGCTGGTCCTGGTGGTCGAGGACGAAGAGGCGGTGCGCAGCGCCCTGACCCGCACCCTGGTTTCCTCGGGGTACCGGGCCGTCGCGGCCGGCAGCGGCGAGGAGGCCCTCGTCATCGCCCGCAAGAGCACCGGCATCGCGCTCGCCCTGATCGACGTGATCCTCCCCGGCATCAACGGCATCGAGTGCGGGCAGGGGCTGAACGCCCTGCACCCGTCCCTGCCGGTCATCTTCCTCACCGGCTACGACAACGACATCCTCGCGGGAAAGGGGATCATGGCCAACGTGTTGCACAAGCCGATCCAGAGCAGCCGGCTGATCCAGCGCATCAGGGAAGTGCTCGAGGCAAGAAAGGAGCAGGGAGGGTAG
- a CDS encoding response regulator yields MSEHKTILLVEDNPQDEKLILRTLNRINLANEVFVVRDGQQALDYLLREGDFAGRAGDLPTVVMLDVNLPRVNGLEVLERLRQDERTRQIPIVMLTSSDEEQDRVRSYQGGANSFVRKPLDFAQFAETVAQLGVYWLAVNQAPKVEA; encoded by the coding sequence ATGTCGGAACACAAGACCATCCTGCTGGTTGAGGACAACCCGCAGGACGAGAAACTGATCCTGCGCACCCTGAACAGGATCAACCTGGCCAACGAGGTGTTCGTCGTGCGCGACGGCCAGCAGGCGCTGGACTACCTGCTCCGGGAGGGGGATTTCGCCGGGCGCGCCGGGGACCTGCCGACGGTGGTGATGCTGGACGTGAACCTCCCCCGGGTGAACGGCCTCGAGGTACTGGAGCGCCTGCGGCAGGACGAGAGGACCCGCCAGATCCCCATCGTCATGCTCACCTCGTCGGACGAGGAACAGGACCGGGTGCGCAGCTACCAGGGGGGAGCCAACAGCTTCGTGCGCAAGCCGCTCGACTTCGCCCAGTTCGCCGAGACCGTGGCACAGTTGGGGGTGTATTGGCTCGCCGTGAACCAGGCACCGAAGGTGGAGGCATGA
- a CDS encoding sensor histidine kinase translates to MFLRRLIWLSILPLMLLSLWLAVDTLRARHQQDLRQAAMQAGNFATDLDQFLASRIGALQMLASSPLLEDRARWPELYQEAQAFHASFGSHVILADVGRPMQMLLNTRTPLGTPLPPLPVPTGKAAAPAAVASGKPEVGDLFIGPVSKTPLCSIAVPVLRKKRPEYVLLTLLDTTLLQQRIDRRRLPEGWSIAVKDSGGREIARRNAVRHQETDPADRVVVRSELSPWTVVLEIPAAAYRAPLVRFALLLALGLLLTTVAGVLGGSLAASRLGRAVRGLVQPTPVPGPEIAEIAEARTLLEQSAAARRESEERQEIFIKHAPAALAMFDRHMRYLHVSLRWIRDYGLEGREIIGRSHYDIFPEIPPEWREFHRRGLAGEVVRADADRFVRADGSVQWVRWEIRPWRQADGTIGGIVLFSEDITGLKKAQEEIESLNTDLERRVELRTAELKAANQELDAFAYAVSHDLRAPLRAMIGFSEALREDCAAQLSEEGLDHLQEIQTAGYRMGELVDGLLVLSRSLRSTLECRSVDVTALAQRLMKDLERQEPGRKVQWQIDDGLEVNGDPRMVEMLLTNLLSNAWKYSASTETGRIRVCAELRDGRTFIAVADNGAGFDMRHAERLFKPFQRLHRQDEFPGIGIGLATVQRIVNRHGGTIAADGEPGNGATFRFWLP, encoded by the coding sequence TTGTTTCTGAGGCGACTGATCTGGCTCAGCATCCTGCCGCTCATGCTACTGTCCTTGTGGCTCGCGGTGGACACCCTGCGCGCCCGCCACCAGCAGGACCTGCGCCAGGCCGCGATGCAGGCCGGCAACTTCGCCACCGACCTGGACCAGTTCCTCGCGTCCCGGATCGGGGCGCTCCAGATGCTGGCCAGTTCCCCGCTGCTGGAGGACAGGGCCCGGTGGCCTGAACTTTACCAAGAAGCCCAGGCGTTCCATGCCTCCTTCGGCAGCCACGTCATCCTGGCCGACGTCGGGCGCCCGATGCAGATGCTTTTGAACACCAGGACCCCCCTGGGCACCCCCCTTCCGCCGCTGCCGGTCCCCACGGGGAAGGCAGCCGCACCCGCCGCCGTTGCCTCCGGAAAGCCGGAGGTGGGAGACCTCTTCATCGGCCCGGTCAGCAAGACCCCGCTCTGCTCGATCGCGGTTCCGGTCCTGCGGAAAAAACGCCCTGAATACGTACTGCTCACCCTGCTGGACACGACCCTTTTGCAGCAGCGCATCGACCGGCGCCGACTCCCCGAAGGGTGGTCCATCGCGGTCAAAGACAGCGGGGGGCGCGAGATCGCGCGCCGCAACGCGGTGCGCCACCAAGAGACGGACCCGGCCGACCGGGTGGTGGTGCGTTCCGAACTCTCCCCCTGGACGGTGGTGCTCGAAATCCCCGCGGCCGCCTACCGGGCTCCCCTGGTGCGGTTCGCCCTGTTGCTGGCGCTGGGGCTTCTCCTCACCACCGTCGCCGGTGTTCTCGGTGGAAGCCTCGCGGCAAGCCGTCTGGGGCGTGCCGTCCGGGGGCTGGTACAGCCGACGCCGGTGCCGGGCCCGGAAATCGCGGAGATCGCCGAGGCACGGACGCTTTTGGAGCAGTCGGCGGCGGCGCGGCGGGAGAGCGAGGAACGCCAGGAGATCTTCATAAAACACGCCCCCGCCGCCCTGGCCATGTTCGACCGGCATATGCGCTACCTTCACGTCAGTCTGCGCTGGATAAGAGATTACGGCCTGGAAGGCCGGGAGATTATCGGCCGTTCCCACTACGACATCTTTCCGGAGATCCCCCCCGAGTGGCGGGAATTCCACCGTCGCGGGTTGGCCGGCGAGGTGGTGCGTGCCGACGCGGACCGGTTTGTCCGCGCGGACGGTTCCGTGCAGTGGGTCCGCTGGGAGATCCGCCCCTGGCGCCAGGCGGACGGGACTATCGGCGGCATCGTGCTCTTCTCCGAGGACATCACCGGATTGAAGAAGGCGCAGGAGGAGATCGAGAGCCTCAACACGGACCTGGAGCGGCGCGTCGAGCTGCGTACGGCTGAACTGAAAGCGGCCAACCAGGAGCTGGACGCCTTCGCCTACGCGGTGTCCCACGACCTGCGCGCGCCGCTGCGCGCCATGATCGGCTTCAGCGAGGCGCTGCGGGAGGACTGCGCGGCGCAGCTTTCCGAGGAGGGGCTCGACCACCTGCAGGAGATCCAGACGGCGGGGTACCGGATGGGGGAACTGGTCGACGGGCTCCTGGTGCTCTCCCGCAGCCTCCGCAGCACCCTGGAATGTCGGTCCGTCGACGTGACAGCCCTGGCGCAGCGGCTGATGAAGGACCTGGAGCGCCAGGAACCCGGACGGAAGGTGCAGTGGCAGATAGACGACGGACTCGAGGTAAACGGCGACCCGCGCATGGTCGAGATGCTGCTGACCAACCTGTTGTCCAACGCCTGGAAGTATTCGGCCTCCACAGAGACGGGCCGCATCCGTGTCTGCGCCGAGCTGCGCGACGGGAGGACCTTCATCGCCGTCGCCGACAACGGGGCCGGCTTCGACATGCGGCACGCCGAGCGTCTTTTCAAACCGTTTCAGCGGCTGCACCGCCAGGACGAGTTCCCCGGCATCGGCATCGGGCTCGCCACCGTGCAGCGCATCGTAAACCGCCACGGCGGCACCATAGCGGCGGACGGGGAGCCGGGCAATGGGGCGACCTTCCGGTTCTGGCTCCCTTAA
- a CDS encoding DoxX family protein — MLARLLATEDTASLTVLRLFLALVMFPHGAQKVFGWFGGPGFTGTMEMFTKMMGIPYLFGLMAVLTEFVGPLLLVAGLATRVAALVMAGEMVVAVALVHLHNGFFMNWTGKQAGEGFEYHILVVGMALALMIGGGGCWSVDRLMFRRRAGGPLR, encoded by the coding sequence ATGTTGGCGAGACTGTTGGCAACGGAGGATACGGCAAGCCTGACGGTTTTAAGACTGTTCCTTGCACTGGTGATGTTTCCTCACGGCGCGCAGAAGGTGTTCGGCTGGTTCGGCGGCCCGGGCTTTACCGGCACCATGGAGATGTTCACGAAGATGATGGGGATCCCGTATCTCTTCGGCCTGATGGCGGTGCTGACCGAGTTCGTCGGGCCGCTGCTGCTGGTCGCCGGGCTTGCCACCAGGGTGGCGGCCCTGGTGATGGCCGGCGAGATGGTGGTGGCGGTGGCGCTGGTGCACCTGCACAACGGCTTCTTCATGAACTGGACCGGCAAACAGGCCGGAGAAGGGTTCGAGTACCACATCCTCGTGGTGGGAATGGCGCTCGCGCTTATGATAGGCGGGGGCGGGTGCTGGTCCGTGGACCGGCTCATGTTCCGGCGGCGTGCAGGCGGGCCGCTAAGGTGA
- a CDS encoding substrate-binding domain-containing protein, translated as MMKRTVIAVALSMTLWVPAFAGEIKIEGGGTAISTVFLPIKKRYEKLHGDYLTIVQSSAVKGLIALNEGKVDIATGAHPLEDIVAGAAKDGVVIDPATIVSTQVGDNELIVIANRDSEVRQLSKEQLKAVFTGRISTWKEVGGKNLPIVVVWGKETEGQNVQFTRIALDGEPVTATRHPATTYRDIAETVAKLPGSVGVVSHEMTTAATRSIDTIAIGSPIYAFTKGAPSAKVQTVLDFYKTEYGFLK; from the coding sequence ATGATGAAGAGGACTGTCATAGCGGTAGCGCTGAGCATGACGTTGTGGGTCCCGGCGTTTGCCGGCGAGATAAAGATCGAGGGGGGCGGGACCGCGATCAGCACGGTATTCCTTCCCATCAAGAAACGTTATGAGAAGCTGCACGGCGATTACCTCACCATAGTGCAGTCCTCCGCTGTGAAGGGGCTCATCGCCCTGAACGAAGGCAAGGTCGACATAGCGACCGGCGCTCACCCCCTGGAGGACATCGTTGCCGGCGCCGCGAAGGACGGGGTCGTGATAGATCCTGCCACCATCGTGTCCACCCAGGTTGGCGACAACGAGCTCATCGTCATCGCTAACCGGGACAGCGAGGTACGGCAGCTGTCGAAAGAACAGTTGAAAGCCGTCTTCACGGGCAGGATCAGTACCTGGAAGGAGGTGGGAGGCAAGAACCTCCCGATCGTCGTGGTGTGGGGGAAGGAAACCGAAGGGCAAAACGTCCAGTTCACCCGCATCGCGCTGGACGGAGAGCCGGTCACCGCGACCAGGCACCCCGCCACCACCTACCGCGACATAGCGGAAACCGTGGCCAAGCTGCCGGGGAGCGTCGGCGTCGTCTCCCATGAGATGACCACCGCCGCCACCCGCTCCATCGACACCATCGCCATAGGCAGCCCGATCTACGCCTTCACCAAGGGCGCTCCCAGCGCCAAGGTGCAGACGGTGCTCGACTTCTACAAGACGGAGTACGGCTTCCTGAAATAG
- a CDS encoding PLP-dependent cysteine synthase family protein — protein MKGKSLIDSIGSTPLIEIDSLCDNPAVRIMAKLEGSNPGGSVKDRPARHMILAAEKSGELTVDKVILEPTSGNTGIALAMIAAARGYRIKLVMPACVSMERRSVLEAYGAEIVLSPGCEATDGAIRLAHKIFEEHPGKYYMPNQYANPNNVLAHYETTGPEIWRQTGGAITHMVAGMGTGGTLMGLSRYFRETAPQVRVVGVEPVLGHKIQGLKNMQEAIVPPIYDATAYHQKLVVEDDDAFETARLLAAQHGIFCGMSGGAAVFGALKLARELESGTIVVILPDRGDRYLSTNLFKSMCAQCPP, from the coding sequence TTGAAAGGGAAAAGCTTGATCGACTCCATCGGCTCGACGCCGCTCATCGAGATCGACTCTCTCTGTGACAACCCTGCCGTGAGGATCATGGCGAAACTCGAGGGGAGCAACCCCGGCGGCTCGGTCAAGGACCGCCCGGCGCGGCACATGATCCTGGCGGCCGAGAAAAGCGGCGAGCTGACCGTGGACAAGGTGATCCTGGAACCGACCTCGGGCAACACCGGCATCGCGCTGGCCATGATCGCCGCCGCCAGGGGGTACCGCATCAAGCTGGTGATGCCGGCCTGCGTCAGCATGGAGCGCCGCAGCGTGCTGGAGGCCTACGGTGCCGAGATCGTCCTTTCCCCGGGCTGCGAGGCGACCGACGGGGCGATCCGGCTGGCGCACAAGATCTTCGAGGAGCACCCCGGGAAGTACTACATGCCCAACCAGTACGCGAACCCCAACAACGTGCTCGCCCACTACGAGACGACCGGTCCCGAGATCTGGCGGCAGACCGGCGGCGCCATCACCCACATGGTGGCCGGCATGGGGACGGGGGGGACCCTGATGGGGCTCTCCCGCTATTTCCGCGAGACCGCACCCCAGGTCCGGGTGGTCGGCGTCGAGCCGGTGCTGGGACACAAGATCCAGGGGCTTAAGAACATGCAGGAGGCCATCGTCCCTCCCATCTACGACGCGACCGCCTACCACCAAAAGCTCGTGGTGGAGGATGACGATGCCTTCGAGACCGCGAGGCTCCTCGCGGCACAGCACGGCATCTTCTGCGGCATGTCCGGCGGGGCCGCCGTTTTCGGAGCGCTCAAGCTGGCCCGGGAGCTGGAATCCGGGACCATCGTGGTGATCCTCCCCGACCGCGGCGACCGCTACCTGAGCACCAACCTCTTCAAATCGATGTGCGCGCAGTGCCCCCCCTAG
- a CDS encoding L,D-transpeptidase, protein MKPLLRTLCTLLILLGVTSLPCSAADKIRSLCDIHYPTDYLYEWDCVKITGKDTPYRIFGKQWQDGLRFNRMDRRHFLAGMSVKVPKHMEDIKEFNPMPPFHYEAEKEPQLILIDQNEMFLGAYEFGTLVFSAPVAVGVEEYRLKNGTYRVDTADPKHESSLYPVEGTDRPYPMHYGLRFYVDKKDDGWTSYWIHGRDLPGYPASHGCIGLSDEEMQLAYYGEPAKPLLMDAKTLYRWAVGFHDTGTLQRLRGPMVIIMGEPQVPPDQLRPLAEPTVAPAAVAPSHP, encoded by the coding sequence ATGAAACCGCTGCTGCGCACACTCTGCACCCTGCTGATTCTCCTCGGCGTGACCAGCCTCCCCTGTTCTGCAGCCGACAAGATTCGATCCCTCTGTGACATCCACTATCCCACCGACTACCTCTACGAGTGGGACTGCGTCAAGATCACCGGCAAAGACACACCCTACCGGATCTTCGGCAAACAGTGGCAGGACGGCCTGCGCTTCAACCGCATGGACCGGCGCCATTTCCTGGCCGGCATGTCGGTCAAGGTTCCCAAGCACATGGAGGACATAAAGGAATTCAACCCGATGCCTCCCTTTCACTACGAAGCCGAGAAGGAGCCGCAGTTGATCCTCATCGACCAGAACGAAATGTTCCTGGGAGCCTACGAGTTCGGCACCCTGGTCTTCTCGGCGCCGGTCGCGGTCGGGGTGGAGGAGTACCGCCTCAAGAACGGCACCTACCGCGTCGATACCGCCGACCCGAAGCACGAGTCGAGCCTCTACCCGGTCGAGGGGACGGACCGCCCCTACCCGATGCACTACGGGCTGCGCTTTTACGTGGACAAGAAGGACGACGGCTGGACCTCTTACTGGATCCACGGCCGCGATCTCCCCGGTTATCCCGCCTCCCACGGCTGCATCGGGCTCTCCGACGAAGAGATGCAGCTCGCCTATTACGGCGAACCGGCCAAGCCCCTGCTTATGGACGCAAAAACGCTGTACCGCTGGGCAGTCGGCTTCCACGACACCGGAACGCTGCAGAGGCTGCGCGGACCGATGGTCATCATCATGGGAGAGCCGCAGGTGCCGCCCGACCAGTTGAGGCCACTTGCCGAGCCGACGGTCGCGCCTGCTGCCGTCGCGCCGTCGCACCCGTAA
- a CDS encoding DUF3553 domain-containing protein, whose product MIVKRGSVVSHAMAQQWGTGKVVEVDDVRATIRFNDGMVRKIISSHFDDLKPADPASYHPPAKAQKGREKVQAAGSGAKSPRSKTPRAKTSRAKATRTKKAAAGATAQ is encoded by the coding sequence ATGATCGTCAAACGCGGCAGCGTGGTGAGTCATGCCATGGCACAGCAATGGGGTACCGGCAAGGTGGTCGAAGTGGACGACGTGAGGGCCACCATCCGCTTCAACGACGGCATGGTCCGAAAGATCATCTCCTCGCATTTCGACGACCTGAAGCCCGCCGACCCGGCCAGCTACCATCCGCCGGCGAAGGCGCAGAAGGGGAGAGAGAAGGTGCAGGCGGCCGGCTCCGGTGCCAAGTCGCCCCGCTCCAAGACGCCCCGCGCCAAGACGTCCCGCGCCAAGGCGACCCGGACCAAGAAAGCGGCAGCCGGCGCGACGGCGCAATAG
- a CDS encoding Rossmann-like and DUF2520 domain-containing protein, with product MKTFSIIGCGAVGKTLGRLLQQSGAVQIRDILTRAAATAQAAADFIGAGRPVVDFGELERADLYLVASSDDAIAACVEGLCRAQLLDRHTTVCHLSGALGSDVLGGAAAMGAQVASVHPVKSFADPAVCVGDFAGTWCGIEGDREAQEILGTLFRGIGGKVFSIDPRFKTVYHAGSVLVCNYLTALLEAGLRAYQKGGVPRETALQVMEPLVRGTVDNVFRVGTAAALTGPIARGDAGVVGRQLDALEGFDTKLALIYRALGSVALELSRERGQASAAGLSAIEELLATRRAGAS from the coding sequence ATGAAAACCTTCAGCATCATCGGTTGCGGCGCCGTGGGTAAGACGCTGGGGCGCCTGCTGCAGCAGTCGGGTGCCGTGCAGATCAGGGACATCCTGACCCGTGCTGCGGCCACCGCGCAGGCCGCGGCCGATTTCATCGGGGCAGGGCGTCCCGTCGTCGATTTCGGGGAACTCGAGCGCGCCGACCTGTACCTGGTGGCGAGCTCCGACGACGCCATCGCCGCCTGCGTAGAAGGGCTCTGCCGGGCTCAACTGCTGGACCGGCACACCACGGTGTGTCACCTAAGCGGCGCGCTGGGGAGCGACGTCCTGGGGGGCGCCGCGGCCATGGGGGCACAGGTGGCGAGCGTTCATCCGGTGAAAAGCTTCGCCGACCCCGCCGTCTGCGTCGGCGATTTTGCCGGAACCTGGTGCGGGATCGAGGGGGATCGGGAGGCGCAGGAAATCCTGGGGACGCTCTTTCGCGGCATCGGCGGGAAGGTCTTCAGTATCGATCCCCGTTTCAAGACCGTTTACCACGCCGGCTCCGTGCTGGTCTGCAACTACCTCACCGCCTTGCTCGAGGCGGGGCTCAGGGCCTACCAGAAGGGGGGAGTTCCCCGCGAGACCGCACTGCAGGTCATGGAGCCGCTGGTGCGAGGCACCGTCGACAACGTCTTTCGGGTCGGCACCGCCGCCGCCCTGACCGGTCCCATCGCCCGCGGCGACGCCGGGGTGGTGGGGCGGCAGCTGGATGCACTGGAAGGCTTCGACACGAAACTGGCGCTCATCTACCGCGCCCTGGGGAGTGTCGCGCTCGAGTTGTCGCGTGAGCGGGGGCAGGCGTCGGCAGCGGGGCTCTCCGCAATCGAGGAACTGCTGGCAACGCGCAGGGCAGGAGCATCGTAG
- a CDS encoding PAS domain-containing sensor histidine kinase, with protein sequence MSHRLKHEPMKTKELLDAVVNGTSDLIYAKDLEGNYLLINREAAKWYGKPAQEILGLDDSDLFPDEVVQVLRENDHRVMASAVSSTMQERVVDRVGRPCVFLSTKGPLFDANGRVSGIFSISRDITEQVQAQELLLSNQEQLSALAIELSSAEEKERRRIAADLHDEIGQNLALAKLKLSDCRHDFKLPAAATRTVRELELLLERTIQEVRTLTFQISPPLLYEVGLEAALDWLAEEFQAKHKLQVRVESDLHAPLDEELGTTLYHVARELLVNVVKHAGAGKVSITIGVAEKRLELKVSDDGKGFSHQAEEGGMISGFGLFNIRQRVQHLGGQLEFASGPGGTEVTVRVPWSGADH encoded by the coding sequence ATGTCGCACCGCTTGAAGCATGAGCCGATGAAAACAAAAGAACTGCTGGATGCGGTCGTGAACGGGACCTCCGACCTAATCTACGCGAAGGACCTCGAGGGGAATTACCTGCTCATCAACCGCGAGGCGGCCAAGTGGTATGGCAAGCCGGCGCAGGAGATCCTGGGGCTGGACGACAGCGACCTCTTCCCCGACGAAGTGGTGCAGGTGCTGCGTGAAAACGACCACCGGGTGATGGCCTCGGCTGTCAGCTCGACCATGCAGGAGAGGGTCGTCGACCGGGTCGGCCGCCCCTGCGTCTTCCTCTCCACCAAGGGACCGCTCTTCGACGCCAACGGCAGGGTGAGCGGCATCTTCAGCATCTCCCGCGACATCACCGAGCAGGTGCAGGCCCAGGAACTGTTGCTGTCCAACCAGGAACAGCTCAGTGCACTGGCGATCGAGCTGTCTTCGGCGGAAGAGAAGGAGCGCCGCCGCATCGCCGCCGACCTGCACGACGAGATCGGGCAGAACCTGGCCCTGGCCAAGCTGAAGCTCAGCGACTGCCGGCACGATTTCAAGCTTCCCGCCGCCGCGACCCGGACTGTTCGGGAGCTGGAGCTTCTGCTCGAAAGGACCATCCAGGAAGTGCGCACCCTCACCTTCCAGATCAGTCCGCCGCTGCTGTACGAGGTGGGGCTGGAGGCGGCGCTGGACTGGCTTGCGGAAGAGTTCCAGGCTAAGCACAAGTTGCAGGTCAGGGTTGAGAGCGACCTGCACGCTCCGCTGGACGAGGAGTTGGGGACAACCCTCTACCATGTGGCGCGCGAGCTGCTGGTGAACGTGGTCAAGCATGCCGGGGCCGGCAAGGTTTCCATAACCATCGGCGTAGCGGAAAAGCGGCTGGAGCTCAAGGTTTCCGACGACGGCAAGGGCTTCTCGCACCAGGCCGAGGAGGGGGGGATGATCTCTGGATTCGGCCTCTTCAACATTCGGCAAAGGGTGCAGCATCTGGGCGGGCAACTGGAGTTCGCTTCGGGCCCCGGTGGCACCGAGGTCACGGTCCGCGTCCCCTGGTCCGGCGCCGATCATTAA
- a CDS encoding response regulator transcription factor, with protein MIRVMIVDDHSIVREGIRILLEKFPDIEVVADADNGRSALEVAGSASPGVVLMDTSMPGMNGIEATQRLGVECPSARVLILSMHKDKRFVAQAFRAGARGYLLKDCTSAELVHAVRAVAAGEIYVCSGIIGVVIDDYIKRIPDSFAQSEAALTPREREVLQLIAEGNNAKNIAFLLKINVKTVDTHRQQIMKKLKLYSIAELTKFAIREGVTSLEN; from the coding sequence ATGATACGCGTAATGATAGTGGACGACCACAGCATAGTCCGGGAGGGGATACGGATCCTGCTGGAGAAGTTCCCGGACATCGAGGTGGTCGCCGATGCCGACAACGGCAGGTCGGCGCTGGAGGTTGCCGGGAGTGCTTCACCGGGCGTGGTGCTGATGGATACCAGCATGCCGGGCATGAACGGGATCGAGGCGACCCAGCGGCTCGGCGTTGAATGCCCGTCGGCGCGGGTTTTGATCCTCTCGATGCACAAGGACAAACGTTTCGTCGCCCAGGCCTTCAGGGCGGGGGCGCGCGGCTACCTGCTCAAGGACTGCACCTCGGCGGAACTGGTGCACGCTGTGCGGGCGGTGGCGGCTGGTGAGATCTACGTCTGCTCCGGCATCATCGGCGTGGTCATCGACGACTACATAAAGAGAATCCCCGACTCCTTCGCCCAGAGCGAGGCGGCGCTGACCCCGCGGGAACGGGAGGTGCTGCAGCTGATCGCCGAAGGAAACAACGCCAAGAACATAGCCTTCCTGCTCAAGATCAACGTGAAGACCGTTGATACCCACCGTCAGCAGATCATGAAGAAGCTGAAGCTGTACTCCATCGCGGAACTGACCAAGTTCGCCATAAGGGAAGGGGTCACCAGCCTGGAAAACTGA